In the Ictalurus punctatus breed USDA103 chromosome 7, Coco_2.0, whole genome shotgun sequence genome, one interval contains:
- the LOC100528441 gene encoding GMP reductase 2 (The RefSeq protein has 1 substitution compared to this genomic sequence) gives MPRIENDIKLDFKDVLLRPKRSTLKSRSEVDLMRSFTFRNSKGSYRGIPIIAANMDMVGTFEMAVALHSFSLFTAVHKHYCVDDWKEFAAKHPEFLESVAVSTGTGENDFERLAAILAAVPQIQYVCVDVANGYSEHFVHFVKDVRQKFPSHTIMAGNVVTGEMVEELILAGADIIKVGIGPGSVCTTRKKTGVDYPQLSAVIECADAAHGLGGHIISDGGCTCPGDVSKAFGAGADFVMLGGMLAGHSESGGETIEKNGKKYKLFYGMSSDMAMKKHAGGVAEYRASEGKTVEVSYKGPVEVTVKDVLGGVRSTCTYVGAAKLKELSRRTTFIRVTQQLNTVFGNND, from the exons ATGCCTCGCATCGAGAACGACATCAAACTCGACTTCAAGGATGTGCTGCTCCGTCCCAAACGCAGCACGCTCAAGTCCCGTAGTGAG GTGGACCTGATGCGCAGCTTTACTTTCCGAAACTCAAAAGGCAGTTACAGAGGTATTCCCATCATCGCTGCTAACATGGACATGGTTGGAACCTTTGAGATGGCCGTGGCACTGCATTCG TTCTCACTTTTCACTGCCGTCCACAAACATTACTGCGTAGACGACTGGAAAGAGTTTGCAGCGAAGCACCCAGAATTCctagag AGCGTGGCCGTCAGCACTGGAACAGGCGAGAATGATTTCGAGAGGCTCGCTGCTATTTTGGCGGCTGTGCCTCAGATACAGTACGTTTGTGTCGACGTAGCGAATGGATATTCGGAGCACTTTGTGCATTTTGTCAAGGACGTGAGGCAGAAGTTCCCTTCACACACCATCATG GCTGGAAACGTGGTCACGGGAGAGATGGTGGAGGAGCTGATTCTCGCTGGAGCTGACATCATTAAAGTGGGCATCGGTCCAG gCTCAGTGTGTACAACCCGTAAGAAGACAGGAGTGGGCTACCCTCAGCTGAGTGCTGTAATCGAGTGTGCTGATGCTGCACATGGCCTGGGTGGACACATCATCTCT GATGGAGGATGTACCTGTCCTGGTGATGTCTCTAAGGCTTTTG GTGCGGGAGCGGATTTCGTGATGCTAGGTGGAATGTTGGCAGGTCACTCTGAGAGTGGGGGTGAGACCATTGAGAAAAACGGCAAAAAGTACAAACTGTTCTACGGCATGAGCTCCGATATGGCCATGAAGAAGCACGCAGGAGGAGTAGCAGAGTACAG GGCGTCTGAGGGTAAGACAGTGGAGGTGTCCTATAAAGGGCCAGTGGAGGTCACTGTGAAGGACGTACTGGGTGGTGTTCGCTCCACTTGCACCTACGTGGGAGCTGCTAAGCTGAAGGAGCTGAGTCGCCGTACCACCTTCATTAGAGTGACTCAGCAACTCAACACTGTGTTTGGAAACAATGACTAA